Genomic DNA from Corylus avellana chromosome ca4, CavTom2PMs-1.0:
GAGCGTTTGTAATGCTACATGTGAGAATTACCAGCTTCAAAACCTCAAATTTGTGAATCAACCAGCTTTCGCCACTATTTGTATTTTGAGCTGATTAACTAgagttttcaacttttttgtttgtttgttgttgtagGTACTAGAGCTTTCAACTtcgtttcttttcttcatttcttcatGGGCTACGGAATGAAATAAATGATGAAAACAGTTTTAGCCAACACAACCAAAACGCGATTTGTATTTCACCATATATATCATCTGTACAATTATCGAGTGTTTGAGTTACTGCAGaatacaaatttcaaaatatgtaaatctataaaaacataaataatttaaagCTAAAGCTAATATATGGGCAGTTATGTTTGACGTGTGATAGGATGACACTAAGAgcttatttgggattgcgtaCTTTTATCACTCAAAAAGtgcgtttgaagaaaaaaatattcgtttaaaagtgcttttaattgctaaaaatgatcaaaaaggACTTCGAAGTAAAGCTTTTACCTGAAAGCTTATTTtgtcttaaaagctttattctcaaacacaatcttaaacaaGCTCTAAGTTTAAGTTTAAGTTTGAATTGCTGAATGATCGTCCGTATCTTGTTCTCTGTTTTGCTCTGCAACACTGTCATTTAAACTTGCTGCCTTATCTTGACGAGTATGAGCTACACGGTGGTGATGTTTGTCTGaactgctgctgctgctgtctGAATGCATCTAGTTTACACGCTTTAAAACTATCACCCTTCAAGAGCATCAACACTTTGATCCTTTTAGGATACATCAATTCCTAATCTTTCTGGTCTGAGCTCCGGACATTGTCTATGTTACCATCACTGGTTGGATTCTGTTCCTTAACTGTTTAATCTAGCAAGGGAAGGAGCTATTGGTTAAGATTAACTCATgtatttgtttttacttttcatgAATGTTCTTGATAATTTGATTTCTTTGTGGTACCTGTAtgggttattttattttctaattcagATTTAAATAACTTGCATCTTGATAAATTTTAATTGCCTTGGGGTGCCTAATTGAATTTAAATGCCTTTTTTCTTAAACCAGGGAGATCACCCAAAAAGTCCAAGATTGACAGATGGCTCATGTGCTGGTGGGCTTTCACAGGCCTCACCCACATGATTGTTGAGGGTTATTTTGCTTTCTCCCCAGAATTTTATAAGGATAAAACTGGTTTTTACCTGGCGGAAGtttgtaagtttttttgtttaattctaaACGTATTGGCAGCAGTTGGGACTCGTTTGGATTTGTTGGGTCACATGTAGATGACAACCCTCGTTTAAAACTTCCAGGGAAAGAATACAGCAAAGGTGATTCAAGATATGCAGCTAGGGATGCAGGAATTGTTACTGTTGAAGGGCTAACTGCAGTTCTAGAGGGTCCAGCTAGCCTTTTAGCAGTGTAAGATCGAAtggatatcatgttaaattactacttatctcaaaagtttaagctgaaaaaaaaaaaaaaaaaaaaaaaaaaaaaaagataaatttaatcatttaatttatatttctaACATATCAtgttacaaaaaagaaaagattcaaTATTTTCAACCCTGTCTGGATTCTGGAATTAGATTTTTTACATGATAGTTTCCATCAGCATACAAAGGCTCATTGTTCATCTTGAGAGCTTCTCATTACTGGTATGTTTGGGGATTAGGTGCTATCCGTCttccctaacttttttttttttttcttattttgtgaATTTACTGGCTTAGTATAACCTTAACAAAatgaatgaattaatgaatgaattttattttgtgaaatttcttttttctatataaCCTTAACAAAatgaatgaattaatgaatgaattttattttgtgaattttcttttttctatataaCCTTAACAAAatgaatgaattaatgaatGTGGTAGAAATGCCTTTTTGGTCTTGCTATTTCTCTTCCTATCTGAATTTAGATTTTATATGCAAATATTTACATTCCCTTCTGCTGATCATTTTTCCTGTGCCATCTTTGCTGACACCTGGTAGGTTTGCAATAGCTACGGGAAAGTCATATAGCTACATACTTCAGTTTGCCATTTCTCTGGGCCAGCTCTATGGAACTGCTGTGTATTTCATAACTTCTTACTTGGAAGGTGATCACTTTGCTGCAAACTCATACTACTACTACGCATACTATATTGGTGCAAATGCCTCATGGATTGTGATACCCACACTCATTTCCATCCGTTGTTGGAAGAAGATCTGTGCAGCATTCCAGGTCCAAGGCCAGAAAAAGTCAAAAGTTCGCTGAGGTCGACTTCTTGCATTATTCAAGATATTTGTAGTTACTGGATTCAGATTTTGCAAgctcttatttcttttgataataATTTCTCAATTGATGCACTTTACATGGTGATTTGGAAATATTTACTCAAGGATTTTGTTACGATTGGTTTGGTTGAATATCCTGCTGTTACATTATCAATATTTCAAGTTACGACTTATCTCATTGATTGTAGCAAAGGTGGATGCATCAGGGCTTGTGTATATTTGATGTTCCCAATGGCGTGCATTAGCCTGTTTCTTTTTTACTTACTAATGTTGTCTCTGGATCTCTTTCTGGAACGGCCACTATCCCTAGAGATTAATGTTCTTCTGATGAAATGAAACCACAGGTCCACAAATATCATTGACTTTGCTGTCTCCATTTGGCATTAGACACATACTCATTAGTGGACATGAACTGTAATATGAACTGTAATataaagtgattgatgtgatgtaaaaagtaagaatgttagagaattaaattttttgaattaatagTAAGGAGCTATTGCCAAAGGGTGCCGAGGAGTTCTAGAATAGCCCAGGAAGCTTTGCCATGTTAGCCTTTTAAGAGACTAGTAGGAATGCTCAAGCTCAAGCAGGTACTTAGTCAATGGTGCGTATTTTCCAATCCATTGTACGCGTGCCCCACTTCATATTGCTGACCCAGTTTGGGTTCTTATGCTATTTaggcctttatttattttctttggtatCTAATACCTTCAAAAGGTAGGAGAATAGTCCTCGTCAGGAGAAGAAGTAACTAGTTGCACAGCTACAGAGGTGTGTCATGGATTTGAGCTCTATAGAGTTGAAGTTGAAGGTAATCTCGGCTAGAGATCTCAAGGGCTTCAATTTCTTCCAGAAGCTATCAGTCTACGCTGTGGTCCGCCTTGTCAACGAAGAAgtgaagaaaaagcaaaagcatgagcaacAACAACTGCAGCGTCAAAAAACGCCAGTGGACAGAGTTGGAGACAGGAACCCAGAGTGGAATCACGAGATGCAGTTTGATCTTAAAGACTTGTTGCTTCCTGATGACCGCAATCATCTTTTTCTGAGATTTGATCTTCTCAGCGAAGGTATCGTTTTCGGTAACAACACCGTTGGTGAAGTCCAGGTTCCAGTATTCAAGGACTTGATTGATGATGAGTCTAACGGAGCTATGAGGTTCGTCAGTTATCAGGTTCGAAGCCGTGACGGTAAGCCTAATGGGGTCTTGAATTTCTCTTACAAGGTGAAGAATGGGAAAACCAACAAGGAGAAGGAGGTGGTCAAAAGTGATACTATAAAACTGGGCTCATTTTCTAAAGAGAAAATTGATTATCCAAGAGTGGAAGTTGAAAATAGGGCAGGGGGGGAGGGGCATATATGCTATCCTTCACTGGATGATGTTGTCTCGCCCAGAATTAGCATCCCTTCTCCGAAGAGTTACAAATATTGGACACCACCATCCCCGCAGCCATACTTGTCTCCTGCCGGGGTGTCTTATCATCCATATCCGTCAATACAACAAATTCCGGGGATATATTGCTACAAGCCGGAGTCGATGAGTTATGGTTACGCACTTGCACCCAGCTTGTGCGGCTACTCTGGAGGTGGTGCATCATCCAATTAATGTCCAAAGATGGGAATAGGGATTAGGGAGTGGAGGAGGAGATGATGGATCATGTCGATGTCTGCCTTGTAGTTGTACTGTTGTAGGGACTAGCTAGGGAagtattatttaatatttatgataTGATTATATAGAATATAGCATTTGATGATAGGGTGTATCCCATCTCGGCATCTCTATTGATACATACTATCCCATCTCTTTAAGAAAATGTGCATCTTCTTCACTTTTGCTTTGCGCCGCCGCCATTAATCGTACCCATTCTCAAGCATAATCCAATGTCGTGCCAAATACGccactgcaaaaaaaaaaaaaaaaaaggagtaattTTATGGACCACACTTGTactatattaataaataataaaataaaagttaggTGACTAAGATTTTTCCTTTTGACAGAGTGATTGCATGCGTATTCTAGAACCCAGCCCAAAAGTTGGGAAATGTTGAAAACTTGGGCGttactattttgttttcttgtttcactATTTCAACTAAAACTTGGGTGAAAACTTCAAATACGTTTACTAATAAAAGTTTGGGAAAATTTCAGAAAGCCTCCCTGAATTTTtagccaatttgaaaaaattttcctgaattttcaaaactctcatttaggtcCCTTGAACTTtagttttctctcactttggacacttttaacattaaactacgtcgttttgtattataaaattaaacacctacccagcccaaaaatgacgtagtttaatgttaaaagggtccaaagtgagagaaaaccaaagttcagtggacctaaatgagagttttggaaattcagggaAGGTTTTTCAAATTAGCTGAAAATTCATGGGgactttctgaagtttcccctaaaagtTTCTAGGCTCCACGGGTGTGTCATAATCACTGTACCCCACTGTGGACTAAAACAGAGTAGTATGTGCCAATGTTTTTGGTTCTCAGAATTAATCAAAGTGACGAGGTCTTGGCAACTGGCAACCACTTATATTGAAATTATTGGAGAGACTCTTAGGTCTTAATCAATCAACTTGACTGTTTTTTTATAAAGACCATAAGACCGTTGAATGTTCAACTCTCCACCCCCCACCCAGGggtaagagaaaaaaataaaaacagagcCTACTAAAAAGCAGAAGGGAATTTGAACGGGAGAGTAGGCTTATGAATCATGATGCTGGGAAGGAAGGGCCTCATTCCTAATTCTAATTGATTTTGAAATCCTCttgtgccatttttttttttttttcctttctttttaatatGTCAAACAACAGAGCCTACTCATAGAAGCCTGTATTTAGTGTAAACAAATTAGGAAAATTTACTAAATTGATCGTGAGAATTAGGCTTATCTCAAATCTTTCATTAACGTACCTTGTGGTAAACTTCTTTTATCAAATTGATCATTACAAATTTATAACTCTACACTAaaagcttgtttgagattgcatttgagaaatatagattttaagtcaaaaagagtttttgggtaaaagttttattttaagcttttaccaaaagtgtaGTTTGACtacttttaaactttttggaccattaaaaacacttttaatttttttaccaaacaagtttttttttatttttcaaatggactttttaagtattaaaaatatttttaagtaaCTCAAACgaaattccaaacaaacccttaaaaaaGGGCAACCCCCCTCCCCTGGCCTCCCCTCCCTTCACAAAGGAGTGAGGGGTGGCTATGTAGCATCCCCTGTCTATCTTACAAGATATTGGGCCTTGATTAAGGCTTAATATTTTGGGCTTTAGAGTATGTGAGTTCATTAGGTTGGGCCCAAATTAAATTAGTTCATGGATcataaattgaaacaaaaatttttacttccaaatttatttttggaataaagTCGTAATCTGGGATATGGTGGGGAGTCCAGACTCAAATAGGGTCGGCCACACATGAAATGAAATGTACTAAATTATTTTATGCATCTCTATCCCttaagttttcttttatttattattttttttaaaaattgataaattaggCTTTGTGGGTTGGGGGCCTTGGGCTGTGACAAATAACTTCCTAGAGTTTCAAAAGTGACAAATAATTTCATGTGCTATACTTGTGTAGCAAATAATTGAATTTGTACAAATCTTGACCATTTTTGGGACATGACCATTATAAAATTAGGAATGTCCcttgaaaattattaaaaaaaattaaaaaaaaaaaagaaaagaaaggaaagggcTAGCATTGGGTGGTTGACCACTCCAAACCTAATGCTCGGAGATagttcggccacctccaaatTCGATTGCTTGGGATGGCCAAACCATCCCCAAAGCTATGAGGTTAGTTCGATCATCCCTATAATTGGTCAAAGGAGATGACTGAACTACATAGCaccatgcctttttttttttttttttttgtataattttattAGGTTAAATTTGTAATTACATAATGACCCtgtcaaaaataaaatggttaGAATTTGTATGAAGTGAATTATTTGTTACAACCCCAAACCATAGACACTTACTTGTCACTTTTAAAGCTTCATGAAATTATTAGTCACAACTTACTAATTTAACAACTAAATATGATATTGAAAATGCTAATGAAAAGTATTTACAAGAATTGTACACAAAAGTAACCAAATAAACACTCTACATTCATTTGCTAGAGAGCTTTTCAACCCTAGCAGCTTATGCGCCATTAACTTGCAACAAACTCTTTAATTAAGAAACAGCCCCAACTAGTGTTATTTTTAAGTAAATCTTAAAGCAAGccatgaataaaaaataaaaatcttaaagcAGGCCATCTTGCTTCTGTGAGTGACAACTAAAAAGTCTAG
This window encodes:
- the LOC132179132 gene encoding probable 3-beta-hydroxysteroid-Delta(8),Delta(7)-isomerase — its product is MEASVEHPYVPKDLKLPGFVPCFLSQSSILLVYGVSSLLVVSLVWLLSGRSPKKSKIDRWLMCWWAFTGLTHMIVEGYFAFSPEFYKDKTGFYLAEVWKEYSKGDSRYAARDAGIVTVEGLTAVLEGPASLLAVFAIATGKSYSYILQFAISLGQLYGTAVYFITSYLEGDHFAANSYYYYAYYIGANASWIVIPTLISIRCWKKICAAFQVQGQKKSKVR
- the LOC132179130 gene encoding protein SRC2-like; protein product: MDLSSIELKLKVISARDLKGFNFFQKLSVYAVVRLVNEEVKKKQKHEQQQLQRQKTPVDRVGDRNPEWNHEMQFDLKDLLLPDDRNHLFLRFDLLSEGIVFGNNTVGEVQVPVFKDLIDDESNGAMRFVSYQVRSRDGKPNGVLNFSYKVKNGKTNKEKEVVKSDTIKLGSFSKEKIDYPRVEVENRAGGEGHICYPSLDDVVSPRISIPSPKSYKYWTPPSPQPYLSPAGVSYHPYPSIQQIPGIYCYKPESMSYGYALAPSLCGYSGGGASSN